In Flavobacterium sp., a single window of DNA contains:
- a CDS encoding NAD(P)H-dependent oxidoreductase, with protein sequence MSTLLENLNWRYATKKYDASKKVSSADLNTIKEAVRLAASSYGLQPYKVIVVENPEIREQLKAAAYGQTQLTDASQIFVFANDLNAGEESVAAYIKNISETRGIPVDALGGFADMMNGVISNLSQDAKNIWTAKQTYIALGTLLAAASELKIDATPMEGFNAAEFNKILGFDKLGLNATVIAAVGYRHDEDDAQHFKKVRKSQEELFITI encoded by the coding sequence ATGAGTACATTATTAGAAAATCTAAATTGGAGATACGCAACTAAAAAATACGATGCATCTAAAAAAGTATCTTCTGCAGATTTAAATACTATTAAAGAAGCTGTTAGATTAGCTGCTTCATCATACGGATTACAACCTTATAAAGTTATTGTTGTAGAAAATCCAGAAATTAGAGAGCAATTAAAAGCTGCTGCTTACGGACAGACACAACTTACAGATGCTTCACAAATATTTGTTTTCGCAAATGACTTAAATGCAGGAGAAGAATCTGTAGCGGCTTACATTAAAAATATCAGCGAAACAAGAGGTATTCCTGTTGATGCATTAGGCGGATTTGCAGATATGATGAATGGCGTGATTTCTAACTTATCACAAGACGCTAAAAATATCTGGACAGCAAAACAAACTTACATTGCTTTAGGAACATTATTAGCAGCAGCTTCTGAATTAAAAATCGATGCTACTCCAATGGAAGGTTTCAATGCAGCAGAATTCAATAAAATCCTAGGTTTTGATAAACTTGGTTTAAATGCTACAGTTATCGCTGCTGTAGGTTACAGACATGATGAGGATGATGCTCAGCACTTCAAAAAAGTTAGAAAATCTCAAGAGGAATTATTTATCACTATATAA
- a CDS encoding HD domain-containing protein produces MNTEDLLNQIAFIKEIDKVKYIQRKTKLFNSDRCENDAEHSWHLALMAIVLAEHSNEPIDVLKVVKMVLIHDIVEIDAGDVFMYDTVKNHDNTDEERLAANRIFGLLPKKQAEDFIAIWEEFEAGETNEAKFARSMDRLEPLLQNTSNNGGTWKEFDVKYDKVYEKKSVIKNGSASLWNYAEGLINESVEKGILKK; encoded by the coding sequence ATGAACACAGAAGATTTATTAAATCAAATTGCTTTCATAAAAGAAATTGATAAAGTAAAATATATTCAGCGCAAGACAAAATTATTCAACAGCGACAGATGTGAAAATGATGCAGAACACAGCTGGCATCTCGCTTTGATGGCAATTGTTTTGGCAGAACATTCAAATGAACCGATTGATGTTTTGAAAGTCGTAAAAATGGTCTTGATTCATGATATTGTCGAAATCGATGCTGGAGATGTTTTTATGTACGATACAGTAAAAAATCATGATAATACAGATGAAGAACGATTGGCGGCAAATAGAATTTTTGGTTTGCTGCCTAAAAAACAAGCCGAAGATTTTATTGCTATTTGGGAAGAATTTGAAGCTGGAGAAACCAACGAAGCCAAATTTGCAAGATCTATGGACAGATTAGAACCTTTATTACAAAATACTTCGAACAACGGCGGAACATGGAAAGAGTTTGATGTAAAATATGATAAGGTTTACGAGAAAAAAAGCGTAATTAAAAATGGTTCAGCCTCTTTATGGAATTACGCTGAAGGTTTGATTAATGAAAGTGTCGAAAAAGGAATTTTGAAGAAATAG
- a CDS encoding YeeE/YedE thiosulfate transporter family protein, producing MSLLEIIREPWPWYIAGPLIGLTVPILLIIGNKSFGISSSLRHICAACIPANISFFKYDWKKESWNLFFVLGIFFGGAIAAYLLSNPNAVEIAPELSDQLAGYGITDHTGLVPSQLFSWESLLTLRGFIMMIVGGFLVGFGTRYAGGCTSGHAIMGLSNLQWPSLVATICFMIGGFVMSLLILPYILSL from the coding sequence ATGAGTTTACTAGAAATTATTCGTGAACCTTGGCCTTGGTACATTGCAGGCCCTTTGATTGGGTTGACTGTTCCTATTTTATTAATTATCGGAAATAAATCTTTTGGGATTAGTTCTTCGCTTCGTCATATTTGTGCGGCTTGTATTCCCGCAAATATTTCGTTTTTTAAATACGACTGGAAAAAAGAAAGCTGGAATTTATTCTTTGTTTTGGGAATTTTCTTTGGCGGAGCTATTGCAGCTTATTTGCTTTCAAATCCAAATGCTGTTGAAATTGCTCCTGAACTTTCTGATCAATTAGCAGGTTACGGAATCACGGATCATACAGGTTTAGTTCCGTCTCAGTTATTTTCCTGGGAAAGTTTATTAACTCTTCGCGGATTTATTATGATGATTGTGGGCGGATTTTTAGTTGGTTTCGGAACACGTTACGCTGGTGGATGCACGAGCGGACATGCCATTATGGGATTATCAAATTTACAATGGCCTTCATTAGTAGCTACAATCTGTTTTATGATTGGCGGTTTTGTAATGTCACTTTTGATTTTACCTTATATTCTTTCACTTTAA
- a CDS encoding GNAT family N-acetyltransferase: protein MNSTEKLSLRKANLSEIPQIWNILQDAIEQRRLDGSTQWQDGYPNELSIKNDIENGYGYVFTENESILCYAAIIFDKEPAYENIEGKWLSNGDYTVVHRVAVSKLAKGKGIATKLFESIEGLAIENNVFSIKVDTNFDNIPMLKILERLKYTYCGEVYFRGAARKAFEKRLI from the coding sequence ATGAATTCAACAGAAAAATTATCATTAAGAAAAGCAAATCTTTCTGAAATACCTCAAATTTGGAATATCCTGCAAGATGCTATTGAACAAAGACGATTAGACGGAAGTACACAATGGCAAGACGGATACCCAAATGAACTTTCTATTAAAAATGATATAGAAAACGGCTATGGATATGTATTTACAGAAAACGAGTCGATTTTGTGTTATGCTGCCATTATTTTCGACAAAGAGCCTGCTTACGAAAATATTGAAGGCAAATGGCTGAGCAACGGCGACTATACTGTTGTACATCGCGTGGCAGTTTCAAAATTGGCAAAAGGAAAAGGTATTGCTACAAAATTATTTGAAAGTATTGAAGGTTTAGCTATCGAAAATAATGTTTTCAGCATAAAAGTTGACACGAACTTCGACAATATTCCTATGCTTAAAATTTTAGAAAGATTAAAATATACCTATTGCGGCGAAGTTTATTTCAGAGGCGCAGCCAGAAAAGCATTTGAAAAAAGATTGATCTAA
- a CDS encoding MarR family transcriptional regulator — protein sequence MTIEEVIKSTVKMDNAKKVILNIMYTQNVIQDHFNELIKPYDLSGEQYNVLRILRGQKGKPANMCVIQERMLAKTSNTTRLVDKLLLKDFVTRNVCPGNRRKIEVLITQKGLDVLKELDPKVDEHERIFAENISPEELELLNSLLEKYRTQ from the coding sequence ATGACAATTGAAGAGGTAATTAAGAGTACAGTTAAGATGGATAATGCGAAAAAAGTTATTCTGAATATTATGTACACACAAAATGTGATTCAGGATCATTTCAACGAGTTAATCAAACCGTATGATTTATCCGGAGAACAATATAATGTACTGCGTATATTAAGAGGACAAAAGGGCAAACCAGCGAATATGTGCGTTATACAAGAGCGCATGTTAGCTAAAACAAGCAACACAACCCGATTGGTAGATAAATTATTACTGAAAGATTTCGTGACAAGAAATGTATGTCCGGGCAACCGCCGAAAAATTGAAGTTTTAATTACGCAAAAAGGACTTGATGTTTTAAAAGAATTAGACCCAAAGGTAGATGAGCATGAGCGCATATTTGCCGAAAATATAAGCCCTGAAGAATTAGAATTATTAAACAGTTTATTAGAAAAATACCGAACCCAATAA
- a CDS encoding DUF6691 family protein — MSNLENKNTDSEGINASHKKENAFVNLKYLIVGIFFGIVFVKAEIISWFRIQEMFHLQSFHMYGVIGSAVAVGVLSVFIIKKFNIKTLQGEKIEIQPKTFSKGQIYGGLMFGFGWAITGACPGPLFAQIGTGATVIVVTLLSAIAGTWFYGLIKDKLPH, encoded by the coding sequence ATGAGCAATTTAGAAAATAAAAATACAGACAGCGAAGGAATTAACGCAAGCCATAAAAAAGAAAATGCATTCGTAAATCTTAAATATTTAATCGTTGGAATCTTTTTCGGAATTGTATTCGTAAAAGCCGAAATTATCAGCTGGTTCCGCATTCAGGAAATGTTCCATCTGCAGTCATTTCATATGTATGGCGTAATCGGAAGCGCTGTCGCAGTTGGTGTTTTATCGGTTTTCATCATTAAAAAATTCAATATTAAAACTCTGCAGGGCGAAAAAATCGAAATTCAGCCAAAAACTTTCAGCAAAGGACAAATTTATGGCGGATTAATGTTTGGTTTTGGATGGGCAATTACAGGAGCTTGTCCGGGACCTCTTTTTGCTCAAATCGGAACTGGAGCAACAGTTATCGTGGTTACTTTATTGAGCGCTATTGCCGGAACCTGGTTTTATGGATTAATTAAAGATAAATTGCCACATTAA
- a CDS encoding cytochrome ubiquinol oxidase subunit I, which translates to MEEMLFYDRMQFAFTITFHYLFPQLTMGLSLIIVYFKWKYLKTKNEQYNHATHFWMKIFALNFAMGVVTGIPMEFQFGTNWAKFSELTGGIIGQTLAMEGMFSFFLESSFLGLFLFGEKLLGHKWHFVTGLLIMIGSWASGFLIIATHSWMQNPVGYEILENGKFVLNNFQALFLNPWLWPSYLHNQAASLVTSSFVVAGIGAFYILSKKNVSFGKLFLKTGVVFGLISSIVVAVPTGDLLAKNVVKYQPVTFAGMEGIFHTEKRGSEIVLIGQPDVKDKKLDNKIAVPNILSFLTYGNWDQEIKGLDQFEEDLHPTNISGLYYAYHIMVGLGTVFIGLMVLSLFQLIRGKLFQTKWILWSLMFMMPFPYIANTTGWYTAELGRQPWLVYNLLRTASGASPTVSSGNTLFTLLGFIGLYLLLGMLFLLLIGKIINKGPHHVELSTEKI; encoded by the coding sequence ATGGAAGAAATGCTCTTTTATGATCGAATGCAATTCGCTTTCACGATTACTTTTCATTATCTTTTTCCACAGCTTACAATGGGTCTTTCGCTCATTATTGTTTACTTCAAGTGGAAATATCTAAAAACTAAAAACGAACAATACAATCACGCTACCCATTTCTGGATGAAAATCTTCGCTCTCAATTTTGCAATGGGCGTTGTAACCGGAATTCCGATGGAATTTCAGTTTGGAACTAATTGGGCAAAATTCTCCGAGTTAACAGGCGGAATCATTGGACAAACGCTTGCAATGGAAGGAATGTTTTCGTTTTTTCTTGAATCGTCGTTTTTAGGTTTGTTTTTGTTTGGAGAAAAACTTCTCGGACATAAATGGCATTTTGTAACCGGATTATTAATTATGATTGGTTCCTGGGCCAGCGGATTTTTAATCATTGCCACACATTCCTGGATGCAGAATCCGGTGGGTTATGAAATCCTTGAAAACGGAAAATTTGTTCTGAATAATTTTCAGGCTTTATTTCTAAATCCTTGGCTTTGGCCTTCTTATCTGCACAACCAGGCTGCATCACTTGTAACAAGTTCTTTTGTTGTGGCCGGAATTGGAGCTTTTTATATTTTGAGTAAAAAGAATGTTTCTTTTGGGAAATTGTTCTTGAAAACAGGAGTTGTTTTCGGATTGATTTCGAGTATTGTTGTTGCAGTTCCTACTGGAGATTTACTGGCAAAAAATGTTGTGAAATACCAACCCGTAACTTTCGCCGGAATGGAAGGAATTTTTCATACCGAAAAAAGAGGTTCTGAAATTGTTTTAATTGGTCAGCCCGATGTAAAAGACAAAAAACTCGATAATAAAATTGCAGTTCCAAATATTTTAAGTTTTCTGACTTACGGAAACTGGGATCAGGAAATTAAAGGTTTAGATCAGTTTGAAGAAGATTTGCATCCAACCAATATTTCGGGATTGTATTATGCGTATCATATTATGGTGGGTCTCGGAACTGTTTTTATCGGTTTAATGGTTCTTTCGCTTTTTCAATTAATAAGAGGGAAATTATTTCAAACCAAATGGATTTTATGGTCGCTTATGTTCATGATGCCATTTCCGTACATTGCTAATACAACAGGCTGGTATACGGCAGAATTAGGAAGACAGCCATGGCTGGTTTATAATTTACTGCGAACCGCATCCGGTGCATCGCCTACAGTTTCATCCGGAAATACCTTGTTTACATTACTTGGTTTTATTGGTTTATACCTTTTACTAGGAATGTTGTTTTTACTTTTGATTGGAAAAATTATCAATAAAGGGCCTCATCATGTGGAACTTTCAACAGAAAAAATATAA
- a CDS encoding glycerol-3-phosphate dehydrogenase/oxidase, whose protein sequence is MNRSEQLSRLQNTENWDVIIIGGGASGLGTAIDAASRGYKTILLEAVDFAKGTSSRSTKLVHGGVRYLEQGDIHLVREALKERGLMAQNAGHLVKNQSFVIPNYNWWSGYFYTIGLKIYDLLSGCLSLGSSKYISKTKTIEMLPNVQENGLVNGVIYHDGQFDDSRLAVNLAQTAVENGACVLNYIKVVNLLKDDKNQIIGVQATDQETGITYDLKGSVIINATGVFTNAIMKLNDTVYKKYIVPSQGIHLVFDKSFLPGEHALMIPKTKDGRVLFAVPWHNRVVVGTTDTLIKKQSLEPIALESEIQFVLETAQRFLAKKPTRADVLSVFAGLRPLAAPKEEGKSTKEVSRSHKIIVSETGLITITGGKWTTYRKMAEEIIDKAILKGKLHKKSCVTQHLPIHGNKITTAIDRENYLYIYGTDIPKIVQLQNDDPALKEKLHPDHEFTLAEVIWAVRYEMARTVDDVLARRVRLLFLDARAAIQSAEKTARLMAKELGRDENWIAKEISDFNEISKGFLLSEFRNDSKNRFLKDSIPENS, encoded by the coding sequence ATGAATCGTTCAGAACAGTTATCCAGATTACAAAATACAGAAAATTGGGACGTAATAATTATTGGCGGCGGAGCAAGCGGACTTGGAACTGCTATTGATGCTGCGAGCCGAGGTTATAAAACCATTTTACTGGAAGCTGTTGATTTTGCAAAAGGAACTTCCAGCCGAAGCACTAAACTGGTTCATGGCGGCGTACGTTATTTAGAACAGGGCGACATACATTTGGTTAGAGAAGCTCTAAAAGAAAGAGGATTGATGGCTCAAAATGCAGGTCATTTGGTCAAAAACCAATCGTTTGTTATTCCGAATTACAATTGGTGGAGCGGTTATTTTTATACTATCGGACTAAAAATCTATGATTTATTGTCGGGATGTTTGAGTTTAGGGAGTTCGAAATACATTTCAAAAACAAAAACTATTGAAATGCTTCCGAACGTACAAGAAAACGGATTGGTAAATGGCGTAATTTATCACGACGGCCAATTTGATGATTCTCGTCTGGCTGTTAATCTTGCACAGACTGCTGTAGAAAATGGAGCTTGCGTTTTAAATTATATTAAAGTTGTCAATCTATTAAAAGATGATAAAAATCAAATAATTGGTGTACAAGCAACAGATCAGGAAACAGGAATTACTTACGATTTAAAAGGTTCAGTTATCATAAATGCAACTGGAGTTTTTACCAATGCAATAATGAAATTGAACGATACTGTTTATAAAAAATATATCGTTCCAAGTCAGGGAATTCATTTGGTTTTTGATAAATCTTTCCTGCCGGGCGAACATGCTTTAATGATTCCGAAAACGAAAGACGGAAGAGTTTTATTTGCCGTTCCGTGGCACAATCGCGTTGTTGTGGGAACAACTGACACTTTAATAAAAAAACAAAGTCTCGAACCTATTGCACTAGAAAGTGAAATTCAATTTGTATTGGAAACAGCCCAGCGCTTTTTAGCAAAAAAACCAACAAGAGCTGATGTACTTTCGGTTTTTGCCGGTTTACGTCCGTTGGCTGCACCAAAAGAAGAAGGAAAAAGTACTAAAGAAGTTTCCAGAAGTCATAAAATTATTGTTTCAGAAACTGGTTTAATTACGATTACCGGAGGAAAATGGACAACATATCGAAAAATGGCAGAAGAAATAATAGACAAAGCCATACTAAAAGGTAAACTGCATAAAAAATCTTGTGTTACACAGCATTTACCTATTCACGGAAATAAAATCACGACTGCTATTGATCGGGAAAACTACCTATATATATATGGTACAGATATTCCAAAAATAGTACAATTACAAAATGACGACCCAGCATTAAAAGAAAAACTTCATCCGGATCATGAGTTTACTCTCGCCGAAGTGATTTGGGCTGTACGTTATGAAATGGCCAGAACCGTTGATGATGTTTTGGCTAGACGTGTTCGTTTGCTCTTTTTAGATGCCAGAGCCGCAATTCAGTCGGCTGAAAAAACAGCCCGATTAATGGCGAAAGAATTGGGTCGTGATGAAAACTGGATCGCTAAAGAAATTTCAGATTTTAATGAAATTTCAAAAGGTTTTCTTCTTTCTGAGTTTAGAAATGATTCAAAAAACAGATTTTTAAAAGATTCTATTCCCGAAAACAGTTGA